Proteins encoded within one genomic window of Cucumis sativus cultivar 9930 chromosome 3, Cucumber_9930_V3, whole genome shotgun sequence:
- the LOC101211147 gene encoding iron-sulfur cluster co-chaperone protein HscB homolog, which produces MLKMKLRSSLFYVLRTNTPLSSAIYFPNVSNSALSSQISSISLLPSIAECSRPSPPTACEFLDNLSFSSRVFCSRSAEASVLKPGCWNCGAVAPSSAVFLVCDSCRSIQPVDQLVDYFQIFGLEKEYEIGDVNLESKYKDWQKKLHPDLVHSKSDREREYAAEQSARVIDAYRTLSKPLSRAIYILKLEGVDVDEEDTISEPELLNEIMEIREAVEDASGSQELNQIQSQMQEKLNHWSNTFAKALRDRNFNDAVSSIQRMTYYERVKEEITKKL; this is translated from the exons ATGTTGAAGATGAAGCTTCGATCTTCACTTTTCTACGTTCTACGCACCAACACACCTCTCTCTTCCGCCATTTATTTCCCAAATGTTTCCAATTCGGCTCTATCATCccaaatttcttcaatttcactACTTCCTTCCATCGCTGAATGTTCTCGGCCTTCGCCACCCACTGCATGTGAATTTCTCGACAATCTGAGCTTTTCCTCCAGGGTTTTCTGCTCCCGGTCGGCAGAGGCGTCCGTCCTTAAACCTGGGTGCTGGAATTGCGGTGCGGTGGCTCCATCGTCGGCGGTGTTTCTGGTGTGCGATTCTTGTCGGAGCATTCAGCCTGTGGACCAGTTGGTGGATTATTTTCAGATATTTGGATT GGAAAAGGAGTATGAAATTGGAGATGTCAATCTGGAGAGCAAGTATAAAGATTGGCAGAAGAAATTACATCCCGACTTAGTTCATTCTAAATCAGAC agagaaagagaatatGCTGCTGAACAATCTGCTCGGGTGATCGATGCTTACCGTACTCTTAGTAAGCCATTGTCGAGAGCAATATATATT CTGAAACTCGAGGGTGTAGATGTTGATGAAGAGGATACAATTTCTGAACCAGAGTTGCTAAATGAG ATTATGGAAATCAGGGAAGCTGTAGAAGACGCATCTGGATCTCAGGAATTAAACCAGATTCAGTCACAG ATGCAAGAGAAGTTAAATCATTGGTCAAACACATTTGCAAAAGCTTTGCGAGACAGGAACTTCAACGATGCTGTCTCGTCCATACAGCGAATGACATACTATGAGCGggtgaaagaagaaattacaAAGAAGCTTTAG